In Allomuricauda ruestringensis DSM 13258, the following proteins share a genomic window:
- a CDS encoding MlaD family protein has translation MKLSREIKTGIIVVAGIVAFIFGLSYLKSSPLFENNKTFYAVYDNVGGLQPGTQVSINGYNVGNVTSINFKDSSGKLLVTLSINNEFEFSKNSIAELFDTGIIGGKGVQIVPVFDKAPYAKSGDTLQSKIKPGITELVQQKLTPLQMKVEGAVSNADSLLMNVNQILDDPTKKQLQETIVSLNQLVKSFKGSADNLNTLLDNNKMQLDSSLKNVSHITSNFSKLSDSLVNSDLGGTLTEFKTTVEKLNDILAKIERGEGSLGKLHQDDALYNNLADASRELDLLLQDFRLNPKRYVNVSVFGKKQKEYTLPENDPAEQQDSTGLKENQ, from the coding sequence TTGAAATTATCCAGGGAAATCAAAACTGGGATTATCGTAGTCGCTGGAATTGTAGCCTTCATTTTTGGGCTTAGCTACTTAAAATCCTCTCCGCTTTTTGAAAACAACAAGACTTTTTATGCTGTTTACGACAATGTAGGCGGATTGCAGCCCGGGACCCAGGTTTCCATTAACGGATACAATGTGGGCAATGTTACCAGTATTAATTTTAAGGACAGTTCCGGTAAATTGTTGGTGACTTTATCGATCAACAATGAATTTGAATTTTCCAAAAACAGTATTGCGGAACTTTTTGATACAGGAATTATCGGGGGAAAAGGCGTTCAAATTGTACCTGTATTCGATAAGGCCCCGTACGCGAAATCGGGCGATACCCTGCAATCAAAGATAAAACCCGGCATCACTGAATTGGTACAGCAAAAATTGACCCCATTGCAGATGAAGGTGGAAGGAGCGGTGTCCAACGCCGATTCCTTATTAATGAATGTGAACCAGATACTGGATGATCCCACCAAAAAACAGCTGCAAGAAACCATAGTCTCATTAAATCAACTGGTAAAATCCTTTAAGGGAAGCGCGGATAATCTGAACACTTTGCTGGACAACAATAAAATGCAGTTGGATAGTTCCTTGAAAAATGTAAGTCATATCACTTCCAATTTTTCAAAACTGTCCGATTCTTTGGTAAACTCCGATCTTGGCGGAACCCTTACCGAGTTCAAGACTACCGTGGAAAAACTCAACGACATATTGGCCAAAATAGAAAGGGGCGAGGGATCTTTGGGCAAATTGCACCAAGACGATGCGCTCTATAACAATTTGGCCGATGCATCAAGGGAGTTGGATCTATTGTTGCAGGATTTTAGGCTAAATCCCAAGCGCTATGTCAATGTTTCCGTATTTGGTAAAAAACAAAAAGAGTACACGCTCCCCGAGAACGATCCCGCAGAACAGCAGGATTCTACGGGACTAAAAGAAAATCAATAA
- a CDS encoding (Fe-S)-binding protein — MEYLPNIVFAIALILGIGFFARNVKKLSRNIKLGKDVDVSDNKSQRWKNMAKIALGQTKMVVRPIAGLMHIIVYVGFVIINIEVLEIILDGLLGTHRLFSPLGSFYNFLIGSFEILALLVIVAVVVFWIRRNIIRIQRFIKPEMKGWPKTDGNMILYIEFVLMILFLTMNATDFQLQQIGAEHYVQAGFFPVSQFIVPLLEGLSESSLIFVERTAWWLHILGILAFLNYLYYSKHLHILLAFPNTYYGKLKPQGQFNNLESVTKEVKLMMDPDADPYTAPAEDDAAEPEKFGASDVMDLNWVQLLNAYTCTECGRCTSECPANQTGKKLSPRKIMMDTRDRLEEVGNNIDANQGQFIPDGKQLLGDYISHEELWACTTCNACVEACPVSIDPLSIIVEMRRYLVMEQSAAPTELNNMMSNIENNGAPWPYNQMDRLNWVNE, encoded by the coding sequence ATGGAATATCTGCCCAATATAGTATTCGCCATAGCCCTAATTCTAGGTATTGGGTTCTTTGCCCGCAACGTTAAAAAGTTGTCCAGAAACATCAAACTCGGAAAAGATGTGGATGTGAGCGACAACAAATCCCAACGATGGAAAAATATGGCAAAAATAGCCCTAGGGCAGACCAAAATGGTGGTAAGGCCCATTGCTGGATTAATGCACATCATCGTTTACGTGGGCTTTGTTATCATCAATATCGAGGTGCTGGAGATTATCCTAGATGGGCTTTTAGGGACACACAGGTTGTTTTCCCCACTGGGTTCCTTTTACAATTTTTTAATCGGGTCTTTTGAAATATTGGCCCTATTGGTGATCGTGGCCGTAGTGGTTTTCTGGATCAGAAGGAATATCATCAGAATACAGCGTTTTATAAAACCCGAAATGAAAGGTTGGCCCAAAACCGATGGGAACATGATTCTCTACATCGAGTTTGTATTGATGATCCTGTTCCTTACCATGAACGCTACGGATTTTCAGTTGCAACAGATAGGGGCGGAACACTACGTGCAGGCAGGGTTCTTTCCCGTGAGCCAGTTTATTGTTCCTTTGTTGGAAGGTCTTTCCGAGTCCTCTTTGATTTTTGTGGAACGAACAGCATGGTGGTTGCATATTTTGGGCATATTGGCTTTTTTGAATTATCTCTATTACTCAAAACATTTGCATATCCTTTTGGCCTTCCCGAATACCTATTACGGAAAATTAAAGCCACAGGGACAGTTCAATAATTTGGAATCCGTCACCAAAGAGGTAAAATTGATGATGGATCCCGATGCAGATCCCTATACCGCACCTGCGGAAGATGATGCGGCCGAACCCGAGAAATTCGGAGCCTCCGATGTCATGGACTTGAATTGGGTGCAACTGCTCAACGCCTATACCTGTACCGAATGTGGACGATGTACCTCGGAATGTCCGGCCAATCAGACAGGAAAAAAGCTATCCCCCCGAAAAATTATGATGGATACCCGAGACCGTTTGGAAGAAGTGGGCAATAATATAGATGCAAACCAAGGCCAATTTATTCCCGATGGCAAACAATTGTTGGGAGATTATATCAGTCACGAAGAATTATGGGCATGTACCACTTGCAACGCATGCGTAGAAGCCTGCCCGGTAAGTATAGATCCATTATCCATAATTGTAGAAATGCGCAGGTATTTGGTCATGGAGCAATCGGCCGCACCAACGGAGTTGAACAACATGATGTCCAACATAGAAAACAACGGAGCCCCTTGGCCCTACAATCAAATGGACCGATTAAACTGGGTAAACGAATAA
- a CDS encoding (Fe-S)-binding protein, protein MSEQLKVKTMQQFMAEGKQPEILFWVGSAGSYDDRAKKISRAFVKLLNKANVDFAVLGTEESSTGDVAKRAGNEFLFQMQAMMNIELLNGYEIKRIVTCDPHSFNTLKNEYPSLGGTYDVVHHTQYLKELIDDGRLTISGDGYKGKRITFHDPCYLGRANSVFDAPRELLTKTSAELVEMKRHKKTALCCGAGGAQMFKEPEKGDMDINVLRTKDALETNPNIIATACPYCNTMMTDGIKAHEKEDSITVLDVAELLANAQNL, encoded by the coding sequence ATGAGCGAGCAATTGAAGGTTAAGACCATGCAGCAGTTTATGGCAGAAGGCAAACAGCCGGAAATATTGTTTTGGGTAGGTTCTGCAGGTAGTTACGATGATCGTGCCAAAAAGATATCGAGGGCCTTTGTGAAGTTGTTGAACAAGGCCAATGTGGATTTTGCCGTTTTGGGCACCGAGGAAAGTTCCACGGGCGATGTGGCAAAAAGAGCAGGCAACGAATTTTTGTTCCAAATGCAGGCCATGATGAACATAGAATTACTGAATGGCTACGAAATAAAGCGAATAGTAACCTGCGACCCACATTCTTTTAACACCTTAAAAAACGAATACCCAAGTTTAGGCGGTACTTATGATGTTGTTCACCATACACAATATCTTAAAGAACTTATCGATGACGGACGTTTGACCATTTCGGGGGACGGATACAAGGGAAAACGCATTACTTTTCATGATCCCTGTTATTTGGGCAGGGCCAATTCCGTTTTTGATGCACCAAGGGAATTGCTCACCAAGACCAGTGCTGAATTGGTAGAAATGAAACGACACAAGAAAACCGCCCTTTGCTGTGGGGCAGGAGGTGCCCAAATGTTCAAGGAGCCCGAAAAAGGGGATATGGACATTAACGTATTACGTACCAAGGATGCTTTGGAAACCAACCCCAATATTATAGCAACAGCTTGCCCATATTGCAACACCATGATGACGGATGGGATAAAAGCACACGAAAAAGAAGACAGTATCACCGTTTTGGACGTAGCCGAATTACTGGCCAACGCCCAAAATTTGTAA